AGCCGTAGATGCGGCTGCGGAGCTGGGGCCCGAAGTAGTCGGAGATCAGGCTGTAGAGGCTGGGGTAGGCGTTGTCATCGATCCCGGTGGAGGCTCGGGTGAGCAGGAAGAGCGGGTAAGTGGGGGCGATGGCGCTGAGCCAGGTGGTGGCCCCCCAGATGAAGGAGGCCAGGGCGATGAGGGCGGGCCGGGCGAAGCGATCGGCCAGGTAGCCCCACAGCGGATAGAGGAAGAGGCCCACCAGCAGCGCCGCCGTGGAGGCCAGCCCCATGAGATCTTCCCCGATATGGAAGGTGTTCATGATCTCCGTGGTCAGGGGGCCCAGCAGGAGCTTGTCCGTCTGGTGCAGCAGCATGAAGGCGAACAGCACCGCCACCACCGCCCACGGCCCGCCCATGGTTTCCTCCAAGGCGAAGGATCGTGTTCGCCGCCATTGTAACGCGAGGATGCGAATTAAGGGATGGCCTCCTACCCCTTGGCCCTCAGCGCCCTTTGTAGCGGGCGGCCCACTGGGCGGTGAGCTGCAGGTAGAGATCGCCGAAGCGGACGCTGGGCTCGATGTAGGAGCCCTCCACCCACTCGTTGAAGGAGTGGATCAGGATGAAGTCGGGTCGCGTGGGCAGCACCGCCTCCCACGTCCGTGCGTAATACGCTCCGTTCTCCCGGTCCCGGGCGAAGGGGGCGCTGCTCACCCGTAGGTCGGCGCACTGGGGCTGGGCGGAGTTCAGGTCGTCCCATCCGGGCATCACCGTGCCCACCCACAGCTTGGGCCGGCCGGTCCGCCGCTCCCAGTCCCGCACCCATCCGGCCCAGCGGGAGGCCCCCCGATAGGCGTTGGGGCAGCAGGCGTGGTCAATCTTGTAGACATAGAGCCCGTCGAAGACGGAGAGATAATCCGGCTGCAGGCCCTCCGCGATCCACCAGGCCGTGTGGTTCGGATCCACCGCCTCCCGGATCGCTGCCCAGCGGGCCACGGCGGTGGCGACATCCTTATCCGAGGCGGGGCGGTTGCCGGCGGGATCCGGGACTCGATACATGTCGCTGAACAGGATCACCGGCCGCCCGGCGATGCGGAGGAAGCGAGGGTGAGCGGTGTAGCGGCCCATCACATAGCGCAGGGCGTCGATAACTCCCTGCTGATTCGCCCCGGGAAGGATGTGATAGAGAAAAGTGATGGTGGATTGGAAGCCTTCGGGGGAGAGGTTCAGGACCTTCTCAAAGTTGGCGTCGGTGCGGTTGCCGGGGGCGAACCAGTGGACGGCGAAGCCGTCGATACCGGCGGCGCGGGCCTGGCCGATGTGGCGGGCGATCACGCCGGGATCGTCGGAATGATACACCCCGTCCCGCGGCTGATCGCTGTCCGACGTGCAGCCCGTGGACCAGGTCCATGGATCATACCAGGGGAAATAGTTGGCCAGGACCATGGGGGGGACCGCAGGGTGGATCCCCGAAGTTTCCGCGGCGGGCGTCCGGGTGGGCGCGGGAGTGGGAGATGGGCGCGGCGTGGCCGTGGGCCCGGGCGTTCGGGTAGGGCGCGGCGTCTTCGTTGGGCCGGGGGTGCGGGTCGGGCCCGCGGTGGGCGTGGGACGTGCAAGGGTCGGCGTGGGAGAATGCGCCCGCGTCGGCGAAGGCGTCGCCAAGGAAGAAAAAGGCGTCGCCAAGGAAGAAACCATCCGCGACGGGGACGGTGTCGCTGGGCTGCGGAGGGCGGGCGCCGCCGTTCTGGTCGGTGCCTTCGTGGGCCCCTCCTCGCGGAAGGAGAACGATGGGAAACAACCCGCAAGGAGGATCAGGATCAGCGTCCCCCACAGGCCTCTACGCATGGACGATCCCTCCGGATTCAGAGTCGGGACGCTCGGCGGATCAGCGCTCGTGGTTGTCCCTCCGGGTTGGATGAATTATACCATGGCGAGCCCGGAGAGAAGCAGGGCCCTTCGCAAGAGGACCCCGCAAGGCGGCTGGCCGCCGGCCATCGTTGTGAGGAAAATGGGAGGAGATGATGGGCCCAGAGTTCAGGATAGCCTCCGGCGAATCTGCGGATGGAGGGGAAGTGATGACGCTGCCTGCCACGGCGGACGTGGTGATCGTGGGAGGTGGGGTGATGGGCCTGAGCACGGCCTATCATCTCCTCAAGAAACAGCCCGGCCTCCGCGTGGTTGTCCTGGAGAAAGGCCCCTTCTTTGGCTGTGGCTCCACCAGCAAGGCCGCCGGCGGCTTCCGCCATCAGTTCGCCACGGAGATCCACATCCGCCTCTCCCTCCTGAGCGTCGCGATGATGGAACGCTTCGCCGAGGACCCCGGGGCGCCGCTGGCGATGCGTTTCTGCGGCTATCTCTTCCTGCTCACCCGGGAGGAGGATGTGGCGATCTTCCGGGATCAGGTGGCCCTCCAGCGCCGCTTGGGAGTGCCCACGGAGTGGCTGGACGGGGAGGAGGTCCGCCGCCGCCTTCCGATGATGCGCTTGGATGACGTGATCGCCGGCACGTTCTGCCCCCGGGATGGGCTGCTCAGCCCGATGGACCTGGTGAACGGCTACGCCGCGGGGATCCGCCGCCTGGGGGGGATCCTGCGGACGGACACGCCGGTGACAGGCGTGCGGCGGCAGGGCGGGCGCGTCGTGGGGGTGATCACTCCTCTGGGGGAGATCGCGGCGCCGGTCCTGGTCAACGCCGCTGGGGCGTGGGCGGCGCAGATCGGCGAGATGGTGGGCATCTCTCTTCCGATCCGCCCCTATCGGCGTCAGTATCTGATCACCACGCCTATTCCGGAGATCCCGGAGGACTTCCCCATGGTCATCGACTTCGCCCGCAGCCTGTATTTCCATCGGGAGGGGGAGGGGATCCTGACCGGGATGTCCAATCGGGACGAGCCTCCGGGCTTCCGCGAGCAGCCGGATTCGGAGTGGGAGCTGATCCATATGGAGGCGGCGGTGGCGCGGATGCCGCTGCTGGAGCGGGCGGGGGTGCGGGCCCGGGTGGCTGGCCTCTATGAGGTGACCCCGGACGCGCATCCGATCCTCGGGCGCATCCCGGGGGTGGAGGGCTTCTATGTGGTGGCGGGTTTCAGCGGGCATGGGGTGATGCACGGCCCCATCGCCGGCCTGCTGATGGCGGAGGAGATCCTGGACGGCCGGGCCCACACCCTGGACATCGCCCCGCTGCGTTACGAGCGGTTCCTGACCTCCCCACCGCCCGCGGAATACAACGTGATCTAATCGGGAAGCGAAGATCCCGCAGGTCCTCTCGTCCCAACCAGGAGATGGAGTGAACGTTCGACGTTCGCTGAGGGCCTATGGAGACAAGGAGATGCTTGTTGAGTAGGTGGCTGGCTGAAAGATCTAAGGAGAGAGTTGCCCTTTGAACCACTCTGCCAGCCGGGAGCTGATTCGGATGGGGCTGTTTGCGAGTTGATCCACCGCTTCCTCTGCTTCCGCCCGTGAAAGGAAGCCTGCGTGGTAAGCGGCCAGTAGCACTCCTAAGGTTCCCTTTACCTGGAGTCCCAGGGCACGGGCGATCTTTCTACCCAGCCTCTCGTCGATCAGCACCCAATCGGCCATAACTTCTTGAGCCAATAGGATCACATCCACTTCGCCTCTATCCAGACCGAGGAGCGCGGGAGGAAGAGGCAGGCTTTGTTCGGGCTTCCGAACCACCAACCAGTCTGCTTGCCTGACCTCCTCCTCGCCCGGTCGCCCGCGCCCCTGGGCGACCACCTCCTGATAGACCGAGGCAGGGACGAGCACTTCATCGAAGAGGGCCTTCAGGAGATCGAGACGTCCGATGAAAGAAAGCGCGATCAGAGGGGTGCTGTCCACGACAACCCGGATCATCGTGGACGGATCCTTTCTGCGAGTTGACGGCTGGTTTCAGCCTCCTGTTCCAGATCCTCGGGAGGGTAGTCGATCACTGCGAAACCGTTCTCGGAAAGGAGCCGGTAGAATTCCCAACGATCACAGCCAAGGATCTGAGCGCCCAGCCCTCCGGAGATCTGTCCTGTTTCATAGAGCTTTCCAAGGGTATAAACCAGAGCTTTTTTGCGAAAAGTTTCAGGATCCACCTTGAGTGCGATCAGTAATTCTTCTGGAAAGACCACGTTGACTCCCATCGTCATCCCTCCAATCTTTGCGATCACCAGACATTATATTCGTGAAGGATGAGTGGGTCAATTTTATGCTAATCGGAACCATCTCGTTTGGATTCAAGGCGAGGATCGCTCGCGACCGGGGCTGGGGCCTCGTGGGGAGCGCTTCTGTCGTTGAGGGGAGCCGCTACATAGGAGTTGATCCATATGGAGGCGGCGGTGGCGCGGATGCCGTTGCTGGAGCGGGCGGGGGTGCGAGCCCGGGTGGCCGGCCTCTACGAGGTGACCCCGGACGCCCATCCCATCCTCGGGCGCATCCCGGGGGTGGAGGGCTTCTATGTGGTGGCGGGTTTCAGCGGGCATGGGGTGATGCACGGCCCCATCGCCGGCCTGCTGATGGCGGAGGAGATCCTGGACGGCCGGGCCCACACCCTGGACATCGCCCCGCTGCGTTACGAGCGGTTCCTGACCTCCCCACCGCCCGCGGAATACAACGTGATCTAATAAAGCGGTGAAGATTCCAGGGGTCATTGCATCCCCGCAGAAGTGAGGGCTTTCAAGAGATCAAGACCTCTGACGAAAGAAAGCCCGATTAAGACGAAAGTCCTCCTTCCTGGGCCTGTGGCCGAGGGTCGGCCTTCGCTGACCCTTTCCGGGTGGAATGCATATAGAGTGGGATGCATATAGAAGGGTATGGGCGAAGGCCGACACCCGGTCCGCAGGGCCCAGGGAGGACGGATTTCTATTGGCTGAATCGTTACCTGAGCGAAATAAGGGGTATGCGCTTTCCCGTCAAGGAGCTCCCCGGGGGGATGGATGCTCCG
The sequence above is a segment of the Thermoflexus hugenholtzii JAD2 genome. Coding sequences within it:
- a CDS encoding NAD(P)/FAD-dependent oxidoreductase, whose amino-acid sequence is MTLPATADVVIVGGGVMGLSTAYHLLKKQPGLRVVVLEKGPFFGCGSTSKAAGGFRHQFATEIHIRLSLLSVAMMERFAEDPGAPLAMRFCGYLFLLTREEDVAIFRDQVALQRRLGVPTEWLDGEEVRRRLPMMRLDDVIAGTFCPRDGLLSPMDLVNGYAAGIRRLGGILRTDTPVTGVRRQGGRVVGVITPLGEIAAPVLVNAAGAWAAQIGEMVGISLPIRPYRRQYLITTPIPEIPEDFPMVIDFARSLYFHREGEGILTGMSNRDEPPGFREQPDSEWELIHMEAAVARMPLLERAGVRARVAGLYEVTPDAHPILGRIPGVEGFYVVAGFSGHGVMHGPIAGLLMAEEILDGRAHTLDIAPLRYERFLTSPPPAEYNVI
- a CDS encoding glycoside hydrolase family 99-like domain-containing protein; the encoded protein is MATPFSSLATPSPTRAHSPTPTLARPTPTAGPTRTPGPTKTPRPTRTPGPTATPRPSPTPAPTRTPAAETSGIHPAVPPMVLANYFPWYDPWTWSTGCTSDSDQPRDGVYHSDDPGVIARHIGQARAAGIDGFAVHWFAPGNRTDANFEKVLNLSPEGFQSTITFLYHILPGANQQGVIDALRYVMGRYTAHPRFLRIAGRPVILFSDMYRVPDPAGNRPASDKDVATAVARWAAIREAVDPNHTAWWIAEGLQPDYLSVFDGLYVYKIDHACCPNAYRGASRWAGWVRDWERRTGRPKLWVGTVMPGWDDLNSAQPQCADLRVSSAPFARDRENGAYYARTWEAVLPTRPDFILIHSFNEWVEGSYIEPSVRFGDLYLQLTAQWAARYKGR
- a CDS encoding DUF3368 domain-containing protein translates to MIRVVVDSTPLIALSFIGRLDLLKALFDEVLVPASVYQEVVAQGRGRPGEEEVRQADWLVVRKPEQSLPLPPALLGLDRGEVDVILLAQEVMADWVLIDERLGRKIARALGLQVKGTLGVLLAAYHAGFLSRAEAEEAVDQLANSPIRISSRLAEWFKGQLSP
- a CDS encoding NAD(P)/FAD-dependent oxidoreductase, which gives rise to MEAAVARMPLLERAGVRARVAGLYEVTPDAHPILGRIPGVEGFYVVAGFSGHGVMHGPIAGLLMAEEILDGRAHTLDIAPLRYERFLTSPPPAEYNVI
- a CDS encoding UPF0175 family protein yields the protein MGVNVVFPEELLIALKVDPETFRKKALVYTLGKLYETGQISGGLGAQILGCDRWEFYRLLSENGFAVIDYPPEDLEQEAETSRQLAERIRPR